In one window of Vallitalea okinawensis DNA:
- a CDS encoding GNAT family N-acetyltransferase codes for MRLKLFRTISDEKIAVNSSYIIINHDKQPDNLYQFLFDRLDRGRVDSDDPVMMNNSPDKFISRILSGHLGDKKSIRIYEALDIDQSVGVLVGLNDHEDNRLFHIYSLVVFKEYRRNGIGRDLLGCCLNDLIETTYREVTIDVYDKNWGAVNLYKQLGFFEKKSS; via the coding sequence ATGAGATTGAAACTATTTAGAACCATAAGTGATGAGAAAATTGCAGTTAACAGTAGTTACATAATAATCAATCATGATAAACAACCAGATAATCTTTATCAATTTCTATTTGATCGACTAGATCGAGGAAGAGTTGATAGTGATGACCCAGTAATGATGAACAATTCGCCTGATAAATTTATTTCCCGTATTCTATCAGGACATCTGGGAGATAAGAAGAGTATTCGAATTTATGAGGCTTTGGATATTGATCAATCCGTAGGAGTGTTAGTTGGGTTAAATGATCATGAAGATAATCGCTTATTTCATATATATTCGTTAGTCGTATTTAAAGAATATCGTCGTAATGGTATTGGGAGGGATCTATTAGGTTGTTGCTTGAATGACTTAATAGAAACCACATATCGAGAAGTTACTATAGATGTTTATGACAAAAATTGGGGAGCTGTAAATCTTTATAAGCAACTTGGTTTTTTTGAGAAAAAATCTTCTTAG
- a CDS encoding CapA family protein, translating into MRIKLILIKALLHIIGFFKGSRYKYSQEYEDNFLYMDLGEKLWWAYKAVIKQIENAEKGKNIESYFANQNLDFSPNDSFKVDQQVTLTAGGDLNCSDIIYPESTEHLWDDIEDFYFSGDIVCANLESPLDPSKPLGVVPSMCLTAPNLNTSPEMFERYARDGKGINFFSTANNHSLDQGESSLIATLDFLDSKGYPHVGTSRTPEEQKDIPIIEQGGIRIAFLSYTYCLNGFEPIPGKEYMTNVIRLNKPDTDISLIKEHIKIAHEKKADIIVAMLHWSIEFETYPIENIINMGHRIMECGVDIILGGHPHVLQPMEKYSFVDPYSKHKKEGFIIYSLGELVSYNAFSKNSRLTAILKLQISKGMQNDASITKITNLKILPTYTWARPFIAGKSDYRLLNFRSMMKQLEMGENPHGFTNKEIKELERLEALLYNKFLPQNADSIISD; encoded by the coding sequence ATGAGAATTAAACTGATACTTATTAAAGCTTTATTACATATCATTGGTTTTTTCAAAGGGAGTCGCTACAAATATTCTCAAGAATATGAAGATAATTTTTTATACATGGATCTGGGTGAAAAATTATGGTGGGCTTATAAAGCTGTCATTAAGCAGATTGAAAATGCTGAAAAGGGCAAAAATATTGAAAGTTATTTTGCTAATCAAAATTTAGATTTTAGTCCTAATGATTCATTCAAGGTAGATCAACAAGTGACTTTAACAGCAGGTGGTGACTTAAATTGCTCAGATATTATATACCCAGAAAGTACCGAACACCTTTGGGATGATATTGAAGACTTCTATTTTTCTGGAGATATCGTCTGCGCTAACTTAGAATCGCCACTTGACCCCTCAAAACCTTTAGGCGTCGTCCCAAGTATGTGCCTAACAGCTCCCAATCTCAACACCAGTCCAGAAATGTTTGAGCGCTATGCCCGGGATGGAAAAGGGATTAATTTCTTCTCGACTGCTAATAATCACAGCTTAGACCAAGGTGAATCAAGCCTTATTGCTACACTGGACTTTCTTGATTCCAAGGGTTATCCCCATGTTGGTACATCAAGAACCCCAGAAGAGCAAAAAGATATTCCCATCATTGAACAAGGTGGCATTCGTATTGCGTTTCTTTCCTACACTTATTGTTTAAACGGATTCGAACCCATTCCTGGTAAAGAATACATGACAAACGTTATTAGGTTGAATAAACCGGATACAGATATCTCTCTCATTAAAGAGCATATTAAAATTGCACATGAGAAAAAGGCTGATATTATTGTAGCCATGCTTCATTGGAGTATTGAGTTTGAAACCTATCCTATTGAAAACATTATAAACATGGGTCACCGCATTATGGAATGTGGTGTAGATATTATTTTAGGTGGACATCCCCATGTATTACAGCCTATGGAGAAATATAGCTTTGTGGACCCCTACTCCAAGCATAAGAAAGAAGGTTTTATCATTTATTCTTTAGGAGAGTTAGTGTCTTACAATGCCTTTAGTAAAAATTCTAGATTAACAGCCATCCTTAAACTTCAAATTTCCAAAGGGATGCAAAATGATGCTAGTATTACTAAAATTACAAATCTAAAGATATTACCAACCTATACATGGGCTCGTCCTTTTATAGCTGGTAAGTCTGATTATCGCTTACTTAACTTTAGATCCATGATGAAACAATTAGAAATGGGTGAAAATCCTCACGGTTTTACTAACAAAGAAATTAAAGAATTGGAACGTTTAGAAGCATTACTGTATAATAAATTCTTACCCCAAAATGCTGATTCAATAATATCTGACTAG
- a CDS encoding M20/M25/M40 family metallo-hydrolase: MTNYSKDVFIYKNPAKLLQNLIRFNTTNPPGNETESIMYIMDLLEKAHIEVKTFGRKTERQNLYARIKGNGSAPPFLMYGHIDVVTTENQNWQVPPFEGRIKDGCVWGRGALDMKGALAMMIAAFLRIKVEALTPSGDIILCIVTDEEDEGYYGARYMVEEHPELFEDVQFAIGEIGGFTLHMDHKRFYPIMISEKQKCALKTIIKGPGGHGSMPIRDGAMAKLAYVLERLNTKRLPVHITPPVKQMIEALSSNMSFPANKVLRQLLNTGMSNKVLNLLGSNGYLFDPLLHNTVNATIVKGGNKINVIPSEITLEFDGRLLPGYKPDDLVSELNALLGSEHEFEVTFYYPGPDSVNMDLFNTLSSVLCDFDSEAIPIPFVGCGVTDARYFSKLGIQTYGFTPMILPEEINFSKLIHSADERIPVEAMEFGSETIYELLKRLSLFD, translated from the coding sequence ATGACTAACTATAGCAAAGACGTGTTCATTTACAAAAACCCAGCCAAGCTTTTACAGAATCTTATTCGTTTTAATACCACAAATCCTCCTGGGAATGAAACAGAGAGCATCATGTATATAATGGATCTACTTGAAAAAGCGCATATTGAAGTGAAAACCTTCGGAAGAAAAACTGAACGCCAAAACCTTTATGCAAGAATAAAGGGTAATGGTTCAGCCCCTCCCTTTCTCATGTACGGTCATATTGATGTGGTAACTACCGAAAATCAGAACTGGCAGGTCCCACCTTTTGAAGGGAGAATTAAGGATGGTTGTGTTTGGGGACGTGGTGCTTTAGATATGAAAGGCGCCCTGGCTATGATGATAGCTGCATTTCTTCGTATAAAAGTTGAAGCATTAACACCATCTGGTGATATTATATTATGTATTGTTACAGATGAAGAAGATGAAGGTTATTATGGGGCAAGATACATGGTAGAAGAACACCCTGAACTGTTTGAAGATGTTCAATTTGCTATTGGCGAAATTGGCGGCTTTACACTTCACATGGATCATAAAAGGTTTTATCCTATTATGATTTCAGAGAAGCAAAAATGTGCTTTAAAAACTATTATAAAAGGTCCAGGTGGTCACGGTTCAATGCCCATACGAGATGGTGCTATGGCAAAGCTTGCTTACGTACTTGAACGCCTGAATACCAAACGACTACCTGTACATATTACACCACCTGTTAAACAGATGATTGAAGCCCTCTCATCAAATATGTCATTTCCAGCAAATAAAGTCCTAAGGCAATTATTAAATACTGGAATGAGCAATAAGGTCTTAAATCTTTTAGGTTCAAATGGCTATTTATTTGATCCTCTACTACATAATACGGTTAATGCCACTATCGTCAAGGGTGGTAACAAAATTAATGTAATCCCTAGTGAAATTACTTTAGAATTTGATGGGCGTTTATTACCAGGTTATAAACCCGACGATTTAGTAAGTGAATTAAACGCACTCCTGGGTTCAGAACATGAATTTGAAGTGACTTTTTATTATCCTGGACCTGATTCTGTTAACATGGATCTATTTAATACCCTATCAAGTGTACTTTGTGATTTTGATTCTGAAGCAATTCCCATACCCTTTGTAGGATGCGGTGTTACCGACGCCCGTTATTTTTCGAAACTTGGTATCCAAACTTATGGCTTTACCCCAATGATATTGCCAGAAGAGATTAACTTCTCAAAACTTATACACAGTGCTGATGAGCGTATACCTGTTGAAGCCATGGAATTTGGTTCAGAAACTATTTATGAATTATTAAAAAGGCTGTCTCTATTTGATTAG
- a CDS encoding ABC transporter permease, whose protein sequence is MLKLVKRSDMNTKRAFIIRASAVFLALIISACFILLLGHNPLEVYIALIDGAFGSWYRIQDTITIAIPLIITSLGILIAFKMKFWNIGAEGQICMGAFLASYFALSFNHLPKPLLLLIMFFGGIIGGGLWALIPAYLKVRFGTNETIITLMLNYIAIKWVTYLQYGPWKDPDSMGFPKIADFTDNALLPEVFGIHIGWIIAIALVIIVYLFIHHTKMGYEVSVVGESQDTARYGGINVKQIILKALFISGGLCGIVGMIQASGVDGTLSVDITSGYGYTAIITTWLSGLNSAVIIPVCVLFAALTKGSSFIQISFMIPQSAAEILQSMILFFVLGSELFIRYRIERRKAKKEVY, encoded by the coding sequence ATGTTAAAGCTAGTCAAAAGAAGTGATATGAATACTAAAAGGGCTTTTATCATCAGAGCCTCTGCAGTTTTTCTTGCACTCATTATATCCGCATGTTTTATACTCTTGCTGGGTCATAACCCATTAGAGGTTTATATTGCTCTTATTGATGGAGCTTTTGGCAGTTGGTATAGAATTCAGGATACTATTACCATAGCTATACCTTTGATTATTACCTCCCTAGGAATATTGATTGCTTTTAAGATGAAGTTTTGGAATATTGGTGCTGAAGGACAGATTTGCATGGGAGCTTTTTTGGCCAGTTACTTTGCTCTTTCCTTCAATCATCTTCCAAAACCATTATTGCTATTAATCATGTTCTTTGGAGGGATTATTGGTGGAGGATTATGGGCACTTATTCCGGCTTACTTAAAAGTTCGATTTGGTACGAATGAGACTATTATAACGTTGATGCTTAATTATATTGCTATAAAATGGGTTACTTATCTTCAATATGGTCCTTGGAAAGATCCAGATTCAATGGGATTTCCAAAGATAGCCGATTTCACTGATAATGCTTTACTACCAGAAGTCTTTGGTATACACATAGGATGGATTATTGCTATCGCTCTTGTTATTATCGTTTATTTATTTATACATCATACGAAGATGGGTTACGAGGTATCGGTAGTAGGTGAAAGTCAAGACACTGCAAGATATGGTGGCATCAATGTCAAACAAATCATACTTAAAGCATTGTTTATCAGTGGAGGATTATGCGGTATTGTTGGCATGATTCAGGCATCAGGAGTAGATGGAACACTTTCTGTTGATATCACTTCTGGATACGGTTATACGGCTATCATAACAACATGGTTATCAGGTTTAAACTCAGCTGTGATCATTCCAGTTTGCGTTCTTTTTGCAGCTCTTACTAAAGGAAGTTCTTTTATACAGATCTCTTTTATGATTCCTCAATCAGCCGCTGAAATACTTCAGAGTATGATTCTCTTCTTTGTTTTAGGTAGTGAACTATTCATTCGTTATCGTATTGAGAGAAGAAAAGCTAAAAAGGAGGTGTATTAA
- a CDS encoding ABC transporter ATP-binding protein has translation MMPTIAVEMKKISKSFGSVVANTDVDLDIKVGEVHALLGENGAGKSTLMNMLSGLYAPDSGSIFIHEKEVYLNSPKDAIRNKIGMIHQHYKLIEVMSAAENISLGKGRQLFVNQRKIEKEIADISKKYGLQIDPNKRIKDMSISEKQTVEIIKVLYGGADILILDEPTAVLTPQETEMLFHIIHKMKEKGCAVIIITHKLNEVMAISDRVTVLRKGKNVGTVKTSETTPKALTDLMVGESVDLEILRGEKSPTSEKLEIMNLSAKDVDGVSVLKEITFDLCGGEILGVAGVAGSGQKELCETIAGLYPVSTGQILYNGVNIVGLSPRQINDKGISMSFIPEDRLGMGLVASMDMVDNYLLKNYYKQQGLFITRKPSAHQCEKMVEELAIKTPNIHTPIRQLSGGNIQKVLLGREIKSNPHFLVTAYATRGLDVGSSHLIYDLLNHQKSKGVGVLYIGEDIDVLLELCDRIMVLCDGEITGIVSADEATKEEIGLMMAGKKTEREDSPC, from the coding sequence ATGATGCCAACGATTGCAGTAGAAATGAAAAAAATCTCTAAGTCATTTGGTTCTGTAGTAGCTAATACAGACGTAGATCTGGACATTAAAGTAGGAGAAGTACATGCATTACTTGGTGAAAATGGTGCTGGAAAAAGCACATTGATGAACATGCTATCAGGGCTTTATGCTCCTGATAGCGGTTCTATTTTTATACACGAAAAAGAGGTTTATCTCAATTCACCAAAAGATGCCATTAGAAACAAAATAGGTATGATTCATCAGCACTATAAATTAATCGAAGTGATGAGTGCTGCAGAGAATATTTCCTTGGGTAAAGGTCGGCAACTATTTGTTAATCAAAGAAAAATAGAAAAAGAAATAGCTGATATTTCAAAGAAATATGGTTTGCAAATTGATCCTAATAAACGTATTAAAGACATGTCCATAAGTGAAAAGCAAACAGTTGAAATTATCAAAGTGTTATATGGAGGGGCAGATATTCTGATTCTTGATGAACCGACAGCAGTATTAACGCCACAAGAAACAGAGATGCTTTTTCATATCATTCATAAAATGAAAGAAAAAGGTTGTGCCGTTATCATAATCACGCATAAGCTAAACGAAGTAATGGCTATAAGTGATCGAGTAACTGTACTTAGAAAAGGTAAAAATGTAGGTACAGTTAAAACATCTGAGACGACACCAAAAGCATTAACAGATTTGATGGTGGGAGAATCTGTGGATTTAGAAATTCTCAGAGGAGAAAAATCTCCTACTAGCGAGAAACTAGAAATCATGAATCTTTCAGCTAAAGATGTAGATGGAGTAAGTGTACTAAAAGAAATTACCTTTGATCTATGTGGTGGAGAAATATTAGGTGTGGCTGGTGTTGCTGGTAGTGGACAAAAAGAGCTATGCGAAACAATAGCTGGGCTATATCCTGTATCAACAGGTCAAATTCTTTATAATGGTGTTAATATTGTAGGCTTATCACCTCGTCAAATTAATGATAAGGGGATTAGTATGAGTTTTATCCCTGAGGATAGACTGGGAATGGGTCTAGTAGCATCTATGGATATGGTGGATAACTATCTTCTGAAGAATTATTATAAACAACAAGGACTCTTTATAACGAGAAAACCATCTGCTCACCAGTGCGAAAAGATGGTTGAAGAATTAGCTATCAAAACCCCTAATATACACACTCCTATACGTCAGTTATCAGGAGGGAACATACAAAAAGTGCTTCTTGGAAGAGAAATTAAATCCAATCCACATTTTTTAGTAACTGCTTATGCTACAAGAGGTTTAGATGTTGGATCTTCTCATTTAATATATGACTTGCTCAACCATCAAAAATCTAAAGGTGTAGGTGTGTTGTACATTGGTGAAGATATTGATGTTCTTTTAGAATTATGTGATCGCATCATGGTCTTATGTGATGGAGAAATAACTGGTATCGTTTCAGCAGATGAAGCGACGAAAGAAGAAATAGGTTTAATGATGGCAGGTAAGAAGACAGAAAGAGAGGATTCACCATGTTAA
- a CDS encoding BMP family ABC transporter substrate-binding protein — protein MKKFICIILTLTLLVSLVGCNTTGQAEETTVGFIYVGPIGDGGWSYAHDQGRQYLEQELGVKTIYVESVPENQEVEQVIKDMVDQGASIIFATSFGYMNYVKDMATEYPEVTFFHCSGYESAENMANYFGRMYEPRYLSGKVAGLKTETNKIGYVAAFPIPEVIRGINAFTLGVQSVNPEAEVEVVWTSTWYDPASEKEAAVALLDNGSDVIAQHQDTAGPQQAAEERGAFSIGYNTDMSAMAPEAYMTAPVWNWGPYYVEQVKAVQEGTFESHAYWGGMNEGVVELAELTELAPTEAKDIITEATESIKDGSLTIFEGPLKDNSGELRVEEGVTLTDEELLGMNWFVEGVIGKVE, from the coding sequence ATGAAGAAATTTATTTGCATTATTCTAACATTAACATTACTCGTAAGTCTTGTAGGTTGTAATACAACAGGGCAAGCGGAAGAAACGACTGTAGGTTTTATATATGTTGGTCCAATTGGTGATGGTGGCTGGTCATACGCTCATGATCAAGGTCGCCAGTATTTAGAGCAAGAGTTAGGTGTCAAAACCATTTACGTAGAATCTGTTCCTGAGAATCAAGAGGTTGAACAAGTTATTAAAGATATGGTTGATCAAGGTGCAAGTATTATTTTTGCTACTAGTTTCGGTTATATGAATTATGTCAAGGATATGGCTACAGAATATCCAGAGGTAACGTTCTTCCATTGTTCAGGTTATGAGTCAGCAGAAAATATGGCAAACTATTTTGGAAGAATGTATGAACCTAGATATTTATCTGGTAAGGTAGCTGGTTTAAAAACTGAGACAAATAAAATTGGTTATGTAGCAGCTTTTCCAATTCCTGAAGTTATTCGTGGTATAAATGCTTTTACTTTAGGTGTACAGTCAGTTAATCCTGAAGCAGAAGTAGAAGTTGTCTGGACGTCAACTTGGTATGATCCAGCTAGTGAAAAAGAAGCCGCAGTAGCCTTATTAGACAATGGTTCAGATGTTATTGCGCAGCATCAAGATACTGCTGGTCCTCAACAAGCTGCAGAAGAAAGAGGTGCTTTTTCAATTGGTTATAACACTGACATGAGTGCTATGGCACCAGAAGCTTACATGACAGCGCCTGTTTGGAACTGGGGCCCATATTATGTGGAACAAGTAAAAGCAGTACAAGAAGGAACTTTTGAATCACATGCTTATTGGGGTGGTATGAATGAAGGCGTAGTAGAACTAGCTGAACTTACAGAATTAGCTCCAACTGAAGCAAAAGATATAATAACAGAAGCAACAGAGAGTATTAAAGATGGTTCTCTTACGATTTTTGAAGGACCATTGAAAGACAATAGCGGCGAATTAAGAGTTGAAGAAGGAGTAACTTTAACTGACGAAGAATTACTAGGTATGAATTGGTTTGTTGAAGGTGTAATTGGGAAAGTTGAATAA
- a CDS encoding transglutaminase-like domain-containing protein gives MSYLNAKDKYRHLLKCYSKFDHDDCDLEFEYVYDGNLRTLIDEFNLLSVIAEGNQWEQVKNMLKWVSDTFIWDGSTMDIPNRKNARTIAELGVKNGTNCWLLSVMMAEFLLAIGFKARFVRCLPFNYKDGDCHVVVHVYIDDLNKWVMVDPSFNGYVLNQNKIPMSLMEFRKAVMNDDLIIVNADLNENGAPLDHDEYKTYMAKNLFQFETYQTTGYGCENITNNHLIRLIAKDFDGNRFTRQNIKHRQIIVNEMNNDRLKDLFKVHKKRMKRVNYTNNELCFWNV, from the coding sequence TTGTCTTATTTGAATGCTAAAGATAAATATAGACACTTATTGAAGTGCTATAGTAAATTTGACCATGATGATTGTGACTTGGAGTTTGAATACGTTTACGATGGTAATTTACGAACGTTAATTGACGAGTTTAATTTACTTTCAGTAATTGCTGAAGGCAATCAATGGGAGCAAGTTAAGAATATGCTTAAGTGGGTCAGTGATACCTTTATCTGGGATGGAAGTACTATGGATATTCCTAATAGAAAAAATGCAAGAACGATAGCTGAATTGGGAGTCAAAAATGGTACGAACTGTTGGTTGCTATCAGTAATGATGGCAGAATTTCTTTTAGCAATAGGCTTTAAAGCCAGGTTTGTAAGATGTTTACCTTTTAATTATAAAGATGGTGATTGTCATGTTGTTGTTCATGTGTACATTGATGATCTAAATAAATGGGTGATGGTGGATCCATCTTTTAATGGTTATGTATTGAATCAGAATAAAATACCAATGTCTTTAATGGAGTTTCGAAAAGCGGTTATGAATGATGATCTGATCATTGTTAATGCAGATTTAAATGAAAATGGTGCACCTCTTGATCATGATGAATACAAGACCTATATGGCAAAAAACCTCTTTCAATTTGAAACCTATCAAACAACAGGGTATGGGTGTGAAAATATCACTAATAATCATCTCATTCGTTTAATAGCAAAAGATTTTGATGGTAACCGATTTACTAGGCAAAATATAAAACATCGACAAATAATCGTGAATGAAATGAATAATGATAGATTGAAGGACTTATTTAAGGTGCATAAGAAAAGAATGAAAAGGGTGAATTACACTAATAACGAACTTTGTTTCTGGAATGTGTGA
- a CDS encoding DUF2164 domain-containing protein, giving the protein MLQLTKEQKDKLMEDIIQFFDEERDEEIGIIAASTVLDFFLEELGDKIYNKGLDDAKTWFSHQMENMESDFYSLYK; this is encoded by the coding sequence ATGTTACAGTTAACAAAAGAGCAAAAGGATAAATTAATGGAAGATATTATTCAATTTTTTGATGAAGAAAGAGACGAAGAAATAGGCATAATAGCAGCTAGTACTGTTCTTGATTTCTTTTTAGAAGAATTAGGTGATAAAATCTATAATAAAGGGTTAGATGATGCTAAGACATGGTTTAGCCATCAAATGGAGAACATGGAATCAGATTTTTATAGTTTATATAAATAA
- a CDS encoding xanthine phosphoribosyltransferase, whose protein sequence is MKLLKDKILEEGRVVGEDILKVDSFLNHQIDVELLKEIGKEFKNRFNNKKITKIITIEASGIAIATLAAQYFNVPVVFAKKTESRNLDNDTYESQVHSFTKGITYSIKISKRYLNEEDHVLILDDFLANGQAALGLIDLVNQSKAVVEGIGIVIEKGFQQGGNLIRAKNIQLESLAILQSFEEKQIRFK, encoded by the coding sequence GTGAAATTATTAAAGGATAAGATCCTTGAAGAGGGTCGGGTAGTTGGGGAAGATATTTTAAAGGTAGATTCCTTCCTTAATCATCAAATTGATGTAGAGTTGCTAAAAGAGATAGGAAAAGAATTTAAAAACAGGTTTAATAATAAGAAAATTACGAAAATTATTACAATTGAGGCTTCTGGCATTGCCATCGCTACCTTAGCAGCTCAATATTTTAATGTTCCTGTTGTATTTGCTAAGAAAACAGAATCAAGAAATTTAGATAATGACACTTATGAAAGTCAAGTTCATTCATTCACGAAAGGTATTACATACAGTATTAAAATATCCAAACGTTATTTAAATGAAGAAGATCATGTTCTGATACTTGATGATTTCTTAGCTAATGGACAAGCTGCTTTAGGCTTAATCGATCTTGTAAATCAATCTAAAGCAGTTGTAGAGGGAATTGGTATAGTCATTGAAAAAGGATTTCAGCAAGGTGGTAATCTTATACGTGCTAAGAACATTCAACTGGAATCTCTAGCAATACTTCAATCATTTGAAGAAAAGCAAATAAGATTTAAGTAA
- a CDS encoding DUF5058 family protein translates to MGDYLNIANSNIFYICGAIILLIVVLQSYLFIKLAFKKGKEQGLSKEKMFKALRTGAISSVVPSIAIIVALMTMVPVLGVPIPWMRLSVIGSAPYELMAAGIGSKSMGIDQLGGPGYTKEVFASSIWVMCFGSIWAVGLIILFLKSIKKQYSKTVDKDPQWKTVLINAAFLGVFCIFIADPVTTGGLPLYTLLSGGVIMTILALLIVKFKVTWLREFALTFSMIGAMLCSILFSNLGL, encoded by the coding sequence ATGGGGGATTACTTAAATATTGCAAACAGTAATATCTTTTACATATGTGGTGCTATTATCTTATTAATCGTTGTTTTGCAATCCTATTTATTCATTAAGTTAGCCTTTAAAAAAGGCAAAGAACAAGGTTTAAGTAAAGAAAAAATGTTTAAAGCACTCCGAACAGGAGCCATATCAAGCGTTGTACCATCAATAGCGATCATTGTTGCTTTAATGACCATGGTTCCAGTATTAGGGGTTCCTATACCTTGGATGCGCCTTTCCGTTATCGGTTCTGCACCTTATGAATTGATGGCAGCTGGTATAGGTTCTAAATCTATGGGGATTGACCAACTAGGAGGACCTGGTTATACAAAAGAAGTCTTCGCTTCATCAATCTGGGTAATGTGCTTTGGCTCTATTTGGGCTGTTGGATTAATCATCTTATTTCTTAAAAGTATTAAAAAGCAATATTCAAAGACTGTTGATAAAGACCCTCAATGGAAAACCGTTTTGATAAATGCAGCCTTTTTAGGTGTATTTTGCATTTTTATTGCTGACCCCGTTACTACTGGTGGCCTTCCACTCTATACGCTACTATCCGGTGGCGTCATTATGACAATTCTAGCCCTGCTGATAGTAAAATTCAAAGTAACTTGGTTGAGAGAATTTGCACTCACTTTCAGTATGATTGGTGCAATGTTATGTTCCATTCTTTTTTCAAATTTAGGATTATAA
- a CDS encoding ABC transporter permease has translation MDISFFTAAVVAGMPLLFATLGEIMTERSGHLNLGVEGMMLMGAVAGFGAGFYTSNPLIALLAAALVGALGALIYGFLTITLKTNQVVTGLTLTIFGTGLSSFLGQSFIGEKMPDRIITFFTPIKIPLLSEIPVVGPILFSQDVFIYMGYVITLILGFYLYRTRFGLNLRSIGENPSVADTVGIHVDLYKYVHVLLGGALCGLGGAYLSIVDVPQWTEGITAGRGWIAIALVIFSGWNPYKAILAAFVFGGLNILGFRIQHLNISQSLLDALPYLATIIILVVSSMRNSSKQSPPANLGNAYFREER, from the coding sequence GTGGATATATCCTTTTTTACAGCTGCTGTTGTAGCTGGAATGCCATTACTCTTTGCTACCTTAGGTGAGATTATGACGGAACGTTCAGGTCATCTCAACCTTGGTGTTGAAGGTATGATGCTTATGGGGGCTGTTGCTGGATTTGGAGCTGGTTTTTATACGAGTAATCCTTTAATAGCTTTATTAGCAGCAGCTTTAGTAGGAGCTTTAGGTGCATTGATTTATGGTTTTTTAACCATTACATTAAAAACAAATCAAGTTGTTACAGGTCTAACTTTAACGATTTTTGGTACTGGATTGTCAAGCTTTTTAGGCCAGAGTTTTATTGGGGAGAAAATGCCTGATAGGATTATCACTTTCTTTACACCTATAAAGATTCCTTTATTAAGTGAGATTCCTGTAGTAGGTCCCATATTATTTAGTCAAGATGTATTTATCTACATGGGTTATGTGATAACATTAATCTTAGGATTTTATCTTTATAGAACGAGATTTGGTCTCAATCTTCGATCAATCGGAGAAAATCCTAGTGTTGCAGATACTGTAGGGATTCATGTTGATTTGTATAAATATGTTCATGTCCTATTGGGAGGAGCGTTATGTGGGCTTGGTGGTGCCTACTTATCTATAGTAGACGTGCCTCAATGGACTGAAGGTATAACAGCAGGGAGGGGATGGATTGCCATTGCACTTGTAATTTTTAGTGGATGGAACCCCTATAAAGCAATTCTTGCAGCATTTGTTTTTGGTGGTCTAAATATACTAGGTTTTAGAATTCAACATTTGAATATCTCACAAAGCCTTTTAGATGCCTTACCCTATTTAGCCACTATCATTATACTGGTAGTCAGCTCTATGCGAAATTCCAGTAAACAATCACCACCAGCTAATCTTGGTAATGCTTATTTTCGAGAAGAGCGATAG